In the genome of Dermacentor andersoni chromosome 3, qqDerAnde1_hic_scaffold, whole genome shotgun sequence, one region contains:
- the LOC129386264 gene encoding uncharacterized protein — protein MQVSSLSAAVQEGFPAHQPQPLEYDHTYCLPETSYPSEGSQHGQHHTDQDYCTLDFLVPGPCDFHPPESPGSLSEQELQGTSLVLPQPSTLLLEPVPSMSRGVLQQQAVAREPVPSTSRGVLQQQAVAREPVPSTSRGVLQQQAVARGAFRAGARLTAEILARVLASDVFLFCPNRACPKHVSWGPPAASCRERCVQSWCTANGRNSCPCSCV, from the exons ATGCAGGTCTCGTCATTGTCAGCAGCAGTCCAAG AAGGTTTTCCAGCTCATCAGCCGCAACCTTTGGAATATGACCACACTTACTGTTTACCAGAGACTTCCTACCCCTCGG AAGGTTCCCAACATGGCCAACACCATACTGACCAGGACTATTGCACATTGGATTTCTTGG TGCCAGGGCCATGTGACTTCCACCCTCCGGAGTCACCAGGATCTCTTTCAGAGCAAGAACTTCAAGGCACATCTTTGGTCCTGCCACAACCATCCACGCTTCTTCTAG agcctgtcccaagcaTGTCTCGTGGGGTCCTCCAGCAGCAAGCCGTCGCTAGAG agcctgtcccaagcacgTCTCGTGGGGTCCTCCAGCAGCAAGCTGTCGCGAGAG agcctgtcccaagcacgTCTCGTGGGGTCCTCCAGCAGCAAGCTGTCGCGAGAGGTGCGTTCAGAGCTGGTGCACGGCTAACGGCCGAAATTCTTGCCCGTGTTCTTGCGTCTGATGTGTtcctgttctgccccaacagagcctgtcccaagcacgTCTCGTGGGGTCCTCCAGCAGCAAGCTGTCGCGAGAGGTGCGTTCAGAGCTGGTGCACGGCTAACGGCCGAAATTCTTGCCCGTGTTCTTGCGTCTGA